The window ACAAAATTGATAAGACTTGAGGTCACATAGTTCTTCAATTCAAATCGGAGATAGagtaattaaaagattaaaaaacttaaaagataaatcttaccaACTAACACATAGTTACTTCCATTGTTGGTTATAACTTAGATAATATTTTATTCACCAATTTTTTCCATAAACTTATCAAGCAAATCATATATCTTTTCTTCGGAttttaattcaaaatcatatatctttTCTTCCGATttcaattcaaaatcatatatctttTCTTCGGATTTCAATTCAAATTGGAGATAGAATAATTAAAagatcaaaaaaatttaaaagataaatcttaccaactaacacatagttgcttccattgttggTTTTAACTTAGATAATATTTTATTCACCAATTTTTTCCATAAACTTATCAAGCAAATCATATATCTTTTCTTCGGATTTCAATTCAAATTAGAGATACagtaattaaaagattaaaaatttaaaagataaatcttaccaACTGATATATAGTTGCTTCATTATAACTtagataatattttattcattaaTTTTTTCCATAAACTTATCAAGCAAGTCATATATCTTTTTTTCGGATTTCAATTCAAATTGGAGATAGagtaattaaaagattaaaaaatttaaaagataaatcttaccaACTAACACATAGTTGCTTCAATTATTCGTTATAACTTAGATAATATTTTATTCACTAATTTTTTCCATAAACTTATCAAGAAAATCATATATCTTTTCTTCGGATTTCAATTCAAATTAGAGATAGagtaattaaaagattaaaaaatttaaaagataaatcttaccaACTAATACATAGTTATTTCCATCGTTGGTTATAACTtagataatattttattcataattttttcATAAACTTATCAAGCAAATCATATATCTTTTCTTCAGATTTCAGTAAATATGATGcatctattaacttcacaaacatgattcttaaaaaataattgatcataaaattaattatactcctatgtCTCCTATCAATCTAAGCACATgatataatagagcaaccatgttttACCATGATTCTTTGTGACTCATTAATAAGTCATTTATATAATCCAACTCCTTTTTCAATAATGGAACTCatatctcataataacttagagATTTTAATCCCTCATTATAGCTTCCAATAGATTTAATCATCTTCTTAAAATTATTTCAATGATAAGTACTAAGAGGAAAACTAGCTTTATAGAAGAAGCAAGTAATGTATTGAATTGATCTTTCCCTTATTTTCTTATCATAAGCATCATTTATATTTGTTTATCTTAATTTTGCTCCTATTTGCTCTATGATCCTTGATACATATATAAACATCATAATattcatttttttctatttttttcaatCATATAAGCTAATAGTTCTTCTTTTATATTAAGGGGATACTTTTTGCAGTGATGCATTCttaaaatttcctactagatattTTACACGAAAAATACCACATCTAATTGTTTTAtcacaaaaaaattacaaataacTACGTTAGGATCTTTTTATaatcctttagataattatatcTTCAAGTAGgatattttcttaaattttttaaagaatCTTCTGAATTACTTTGTACACTTGTCATCAATCCTAAAaccataataataattttaaataaatagataTTAATAGTGTTAAAAtctagataatatattatcaatcCAAATAGAAATTACTTTGTATAAtagttaaaaatatattattaatagtaTATTATTTACTGTTAACAATAGTTAGAAGGAGAGAAAAGAACTATTAACAGTagttaaagggggagaaaagtgtaaCCGATAgtggaaagtggggaaggagatgacagcggtgatagaATAATTTTTGGACGACGATTATGGTGGCGAAGGAAGCTGCGGATGACAACATCGACGAAAGTTGTGGATAATGATGTCGTGGGCAGAAGAAGCTTCAAAGGTGTCTATCGGTGGTGGAGGAAGCTATAGTCTTCTCCCTTGACAATGGAACACACGGAAGTAGCAACGTAACGATGAAAGGAACTATGCACAAAGGCTAAGCTGTTAGACCCGCGACAAAGGAAGCCTTAGTCTTGTGCTTTAACGACAAAGgtaatggcataggaagcatcgATGGTGGAGGCAGAAGCTACGCTAGGATTGATGGCTAGGGGTCACACGAGGGGTGCGAGGATTAGGTTTTGTAGGTACAATGAAAGATAATGGCTAGTTAGTTCAATCAAACAAACTAGCTACTATTCAATCGAACCAGACTTGGTAATTCTTGTTCGGTTGCTTCATTTGAACCGGATACTCACCTAAGGCACCGAACGCTTAGGTTCAGGAAAGCGCTTAGCCAAGACTTTATTGAAGTACATTGCCTGATTGACCCTTAAGGCACTTGGACGTCACCTCACTTAAAATTAAACCTCATTATCTATCAAAATGAATACTACATGAAATTAGCAAGATATCCATTTTTTATTCACCAAAATAATGCCTATTATTAAGTCACCATAATAAGAATAATGTAGTAGATACCTAGTCACGACCGGTACACAGAATTGATGCCCTagagatcaaaatgaatcatatataTAGCCCTTGGTAGAAAATTTACTCTCAATCACTGAACAAACACAGTTCTATAAGATTTCTGCACCTGACACGACAGGAATTCCTGGTTCTACGGACTAGAATGAGCAATCGATGCAGAGTGTCACACTCCCTCTTGTTACAAGTATTGAGTTCTTTCTTTCTGCTCATGGAAACAGCAACGTATCCTACACGAGGGGTTCTGACAGTTCCATCTCATTGTTATCTTGCTGTACATCAGTTTGGTGGTATCTTACAAGATTCAGCCCCAGCCATTGCCATGGCCAGCACACATAACGGTAGCCGTTCCTATTCCTGAGATCATCTTGGTTGTCAGATTCTTCGAGCTGTCGGGTTAACTCCTCCAGTCTCTCCCTCAGCCTCGTGGACCTTATGTCGGCCAGCCTTAATGATTTCTCAGCAGCATCTCTTGCCGCCATTGCTGCTGCTGCAGTCTCTTCTTTGAACTTGAGCTTGTTCTCTGACTCTATAGCTGCTTGTTGTGCATCATCTAGTTCCTTTCTAAGAGCTGACAACTGCATATGGAATTAGAACATTTAAAGCAAATGAGAAGTCAATGCCAGTATAATTTTTAAGGTGATGACTGATCGACAACTACATGCACATCAGTTTATAAAGTTTCAGAAATTAATTTTTCATTGATAGCATGTTATGTATTAGTTGACACTGTCATCATAAGTTCAGGACCACAGGTCCATGACAAATAGAAGTATGATGGAGATGTGTATTTCAAGTCGATCATTAGTGTCTTATCAAAGGATATAGCCTTGTAAAATGGGTGTTCTAGGAGTGAGAAAATTTGCTAAAGTAATTTTCATTTTTACCCTATCATGGCAATCCCACAAGCCTCTTATCCATTCTCATCTAATCATGGCAGGGGAGCAAGTGTTCATAGAAGTTTCCATCATAAGATGCTCATAATTATGATCAGCCATCATATTGTCTTTACTGAATGTCATAGAAAACCAAAGGAATGATCATAAGGTCCTTATCAGCATGGAATAATGGACCAAGAGAGCAAAAtatattcctaaagagatgttatgAAGGCTTTAAGAAGTCAAGATTAGTATCATCCATTCAAGAAGACAAATATCAGGTTATAAATTGGCAGATTTGTGGTATCTTGATAAGGAGATCGGTGCATTAACATAAGAATATCAGGAATGTAAAATTCTGAAAACAGTTGAAAGAGAAAGCAACATGAAAATTTTAGGGGAGAAAAACGAGGAGAATCTAGAAAGCTATAGACCTAAGACAACGATGCTAATATCCTCTTCTGCTAATTCATTGCCTCCAACAGGCATTTGAAGATGTAGGTCAGGCACATGGAGCAGCACTAGGTCCAGGTTTCCCCTGTCCCAAATCCTGTGGGATAAATCACCAAACCAGAGAAGGAAAGAAATTGTAACACAGACAGATGAAACACTAATCCTCTGAACAGAAAACCATCtgcaacccaaattaatttgggaTCAATTGATTCTAAACTCTGAATTGGTGAGTTCACAAAAACCAGTCACTTGAGCAATAGTTGATCTTTAAAACCATGGTTTTAAGACAGTAAAAAGGAAAATGCTAAAAAACTTAGAATATAATGTCAAAGGGTTTACTTCCTGTCACGGTTGTACAGGTCAACAGTTGGAATCAAGCCTACCACCATTGGAACGGTCACTGTTGACCTTATCATATTAACAGTTGATATGTTGAAAAGGAAGAAAGCACAGGGAGTTGAAtacttattttaattattttgctATTGTGATAacaaaaataaaagctaaaatccAGAGTCAGAAATAATAGCTAAAATCAAGGCATGTTTCAGAAAAAGAAACAACACCAATTTCTAGGGTTGCAAATAGATCTATACTCATCACAAGTGCACATTAACAACCCATTTTGATCAATTTATAAAAAAAGGAGTGGGATCCATTCAATGTGCAGTCAACAATCAATCAAACTGCAGACTCTAATTGGTTTATGATGAAAActcatttctttttcctttttgatgTTATGAATTTGTGAAGCATATGCAGCCACTTAGATCATCACATTATCAACTAATTATCATCTGGCTCATATGAGACATGTTATTAAAAAtcttaaacatgatatctgggaaAAGGAGGTGATTTGTTGGAGCCACAAGTCAGTTTTCTGCTAAATTATCTGGCACATGACTAATAATTGTATTATATCACGGTTGGTCTAGTTTTATGATCTTCTTAACATAGAAGAGTTCTTATAATATTTACATCTAGCTCTCTGTCTTAGCATTGTATATAGACTCAGTTCTGCATCATGGCTTCTGGTTGGATGACAACACAATGCCTGAAAATAAAATTCTCTAATATGGATATCCTTCAAACTCCCTGTTAAACATCATGGCCCATTGTGGCATTAAAATAACCCAAAATGGGAATAAGAGGCCAGCCTCCTGAAAGCATATAAGCTTGTTACTGGCTCTGCCACCATGTTTCTGGTTCCACCAGTTATACTTGGTTGTCGTATGTAAGTTTGTACAAACTGAGGATGGTAATTGTTCAGTGAAACATTTATTAGCATGATTGATTTGACTGTGGTTGCCGCTGCTGACATCCTTATAAAAATTAGAACCATACTGATTTGACATAACTGGGTTTCATAAACTATAATTATCAGTCCTGCTACCTCTATCACTATCTCATATGTGTGAAGGCCCATACATTTCTGTGTTAAAGGCCATGTCCATGGATGCAGGCAGGCTGGCGTGGGAGCTTATATCCGTTATAGTTTCAGAATGATAGATGCTAAATAATTAGGAAGAATGtggagaaaaaaattataaaatattaagatatgCTAATATTAAACATTAAGTCAAGTTTTCGCAAGTACAACAACACTCATCATAGAACCTATTTTGCAGTTAGGACACTAGTAATCCATCAATGTGATGGGTTAGAAGATGAGCAGATGTGGCCCCATGCTAACACAGATATAGATAACGACCTGTTGAGTATATTTTGTATATATAAATTTTGGAAAAGATATGCATgggtgattcttgtgatttatgtatATTTTACAATTGTCAATCACCACTATGCATAGGAGAGGTCATATCATTTTGCTTTGTAAGTTGAGCATATTTCAAATTTGCCTACTTTACCATTATATTATTGTTGATAACATAAGTAAATTACAAGGTAACATCCTATATTAGTTATGTATCAAAATATTCTACTATTTTAATACAAAAGTTATATAAAGAAAACTACAGTACACAGAAAGatatctataaaatattttgttaatGTACCTGTAACTGAAACTCCTGTTCAACAGCCCTGCCTGCTGCAGCTTCTTGTTCTGCAGCCAATTTCCATCTTGTAATTTCCTCTTCTGCTGCAGCAATGTCCATCATGAGGCCCTCAACCTTTTAGCAATGTATTATCATTTAGTGTTTTGTGTGAAAAAGAacgtagtcaaactaaatattttGATAGACATCACAAGAATCAAGAGCATCATAAAGTAATCAGTAATAACAAACGAGTTCAACAGTACTAAAGTAATAAGAGGAATAAAAGACTTCACATTTTCATTCGCCGACCGCTCCTTCTCCTCAAGCTGCTTTATATGATGTTTCAGCTGGGAAATCTCTTTTGCTTGAGCATCCAAACGGGATTTCAGTAGACTGCATTCTGCCCTTTCTCCAGAAAAATACATGCACAAATATGTAGAAATTTAGATGGAGTAAAATCATAGACAATTTCCGTCTTACCACAAAAGGTATGGACAATTACAAGCAGGTTATTTTTATCTTCAAGTACTTCACAATGTCTGGtgtctttttgaaaaaaaaaaaagtattcttGACATGAATGTCTTTCACATCTGATAGCATGAAGTTTTGAGATTGTTTTTCTCAAACCAGAATTTGTAAAAGCCTAGTAACGGCTGGAATTTAGCAATTATGCATCAGTTATTTACAGtgtctttttgaaaaaaaaaaaatattccttgCACAAATGTCTTTCACATCTATTAAACATAGAAACTCATTAAATTTAAGGCATCCGTCTTATGGCTTGAAGTTTTGAGATTGTTTTTCTTAAACCAGAATTTATAAAAGCCTAGTTAGGGCTGGAGTTTAGCAATTACGTATCAGTTCTTTATGGGCCTTTCATTTCGGCTGGAATTTAGCATTTACATATCAGTTCTTTATAGGCCTTTCATTTGAACTGAGCTCACGGAGGCAATAAATTTGTTTAACAAGATTTTTAATAATCTTGATCTGAAGAAATTATGGTTTTTTATCACTTCACTACTTAAATTGTTTTTACTTTATTTAGATTCAGAAGTAGTGAACAAGGCTATCAAATTGCAGTGTATTTGTCATACCTCACCTGAAACCATGTAAACCAAGCCTCCAAAAGGAGCACTTTAAAACATAGTCAAAACAGGAGTGCTTCTTTTGGGTTGATAGTGTACAGTAGTCAAAACATAGTCCACACCCCCATTGTGGGACTAATTGGATAGTGATACTTCCACACTGAAGATCCCTAGTGTCTAATTAGACTTGATAGTCCCATGGACTACTAGGATTACAGGAGATGTCTAGAGGCACATAACCACCATGCTATAGCCACCATACATGATGTACATCACTATTGGGTGTTGGAACAAAAGATTCTAGGAATGCACAATAGGTCCTAAAGTGACCCACCTATCATAGGTAGTTATTTGTCTGATACTATATTTGTCATGACCCATGCCTAGAACCACATGGACCAAACCCCAAAAAGAAATACCTAAAAGGAGGTTGATGCAATGAAATTAGAGTATTATTTTTTCAAACGACCCAGAATGCTTAAAAATATTACCCCATTTTCACATTCTGTGGCATTCTTCAATTTTCATTTTCTTGAACCTTTTCATACGTTTGAAACAGAAATAATAGGGCATTAACCCAACTAAAACTGCTTAATTTTGTGGCAATCATGTGAAAACCAAAATCAGTCCATGTTAAACTAATAGATAATCACCCCCATAAACATGTTAATCACAAAAATGTTAACTTCCAAGAACATTCTTAAACTTTTACAAGCAGCTTTAAATTTTATGGCCATGTATCATACATTATTTCTATTTGGAACATTGTTCTTGGATAGTAAACACTTCCAAAAACAAGTTCAGCAGTATTATCATGATACAAAATGTCAACTTCCAAGAACATTCTTAAACTCTTACAAGCAGCTTTAAATTTTATGGACATGTATCATACATTATTTCTATTTGGAACAACTAATGTATGACCTCTTTAAAAAGAAAATCAGGATTGGAAATGACCAACAACCAAAGTAAAAGAAAATGCAAGAAAGAACCTATACTGATCCTAAAAGATTCATTTTTACTTACAATAAACAATGTTACTAATACTCTATATAGATGCAATTGATACATAAAACCAAGGACTGaaatttcataccgtaccggaattttgagattcgctcggtacggtacagtaccgagcggtatatatatatatatatatataagttaaaaaaaatctgtgacatcgcctctcttctccccacgcggggtgACATCGTTGAGGCGATGTCGcaaaaaaaggataaaaacaCCGTTTTCACcatgacgtcgcctctcttctccccgcaACGCTGAGGACTCTTCTCCTGTGTGGATGAGAAGTCACCAacagacgaggagggagagcggcGTTGATCTCCaggttcttctcttcttctccctgatctttcttccccttcttcctcttctttcttctccctcggtcccTAATCGAGGGTACCTCCCGATAGTGGGTGGTCCGTGTACCGATCtactgtcggaccgatacgtaccgcctggTATGGACGGTATTATTTGAAATGAGAAACATTGCTTAAAACCACTTGAAAGATTACAACAGCTGAATATCCTTGGCACAGCTGTATGCATCTCCAGCTTCTCCACATGACTATAAACGCATATTTACATCTCAGCAACCGTTCAAGTGTGGGTAAAGTTCAGAAATCTACTAGTAGAAAGCAACCACAGCTTCAGCAGTTCAAACCCAATAATGAACATATATGTTGATGTTAAATATGATTGATTAAAAACATCTAAAAATGGATGTGTTGGTCAGATATGGGGTTATCAGCATGCCCATCCTTCAAGTTGATTCTAGCAAAAATATCTTAACTAAGGAAATAAATCTCTTTGTGCTGCCAATGAGTGGATTAAACAGCCAATGAAGATGCTTCATGCAGAGATTTCCCATCTAAACACTAAAGCACAAGGAGTTTTGGAAGATACTTTTAGGACAGACAAGATTTTTGTATAAAAACTCATCTTAATCTTTCTCCTTGAATATGGCATCCTTATATGAGGTTGGCCTCGAGTTACTTGACCTTTAACTCCTATTAAAATATAGAAACCTAGTAAAATTAAGATCTCATATAATTTGTCAAAACTAATAAAATCTAAACAAGAGCTATTATGCTGTTTAAGCTTGTTTTGTCAAGAATGCCCATTCAACTGCATTAACAACATGTTTAAAGACTAAAGAAGCTGCAAAACTAAGATAAAATGTAAGCCTATGGACTCAACAACTCTTTTTAAGATTGCCATCTCTAAACCAGATATCATAAAGTCTTTCTCGTAGTTGATCAGACCTTGTACAGGatcaaggctaaattagtggtcCAGTACTGGTTTGATAACCTATCGAACAGCTACGATAGTGGTATACTAGGTGTGTCATCCAATattattgaataaaataataaaaaatcaaatgaatGGTATTGTGGTGATATCGAGCTATCTGTTTGATATCAGTACTTAAATTAGCAACCAAGCAAGACAAGCAAGCAAATTCAAGTTAGCAGATCTAAAATAGACAGTCAACCTAAGGAGATATACTGTCCACATGGAAGCTATTGACATGGGAGGTATTCAATCCTCAACAGGCAAGTATATATATTCATGGTTTCTAATTTCCTTGTTCCTTGAAAGATTTTGACCTATAGGCttaataaaagaaacaagataagACACCTGAGCGCTTCCACCAAATGCTGCAGCTCAATGATCTTGATCTGGGACTCCTTGACAGTAGTTCCCAAAGCATCCGCCTGTAAGATAACATATATAGAAAGATCTTACATTATTTTTGAAGTGTTAGGAAAATATCAAATACAAAATTCCAGTAACTTGATTACCAAGATATACACTTCATTTTCTCCACTATCATTTGAATCATGTTCATCATGACGGTCCAATCTCAATTCTATCCCTACTTCTCTTAAACCCTCCTCCGCCACATGGAGCACCTCATCTGTCTTTGATGACAATGCACTTCTGAGCAAAGTCCCAATGTGCTGCTTCTCTGCTAGCAGCTCCATGACCTTCTCATTCAAGTCATTGACTTTGTTGTTACTGTCCTCCAACCAATCCCGTACTTTCTCTGCTGCAACACTAGCCAGTTCGTAAACAGACTTAGTTCCATCCAACAAAGATCGCAAATTATCATCAACATCCATCTCTTCCCACATAAATAAAGAGTCAGAAGACTCAGACAGATCGTTGTTATCCTTATCAACACACTTGAGAATCTCTCGGATCTGTCCGTAGGCCTTCGAAGTGTAATTTAACTGGTCGAAGATCAATGGCCTCTGAGATTCCAATTTCGTTTCCAAACCCTTGATTTTGGCATCACGATCGTCACCTTGCTGTCTCAATTTGGATATCTCATCCTCCATCTCTGAGATCCTTGATCCCCTCTCAGCAACCATCTTTTCAAGGGATTCGATCTCTGAGGTCTTCTTGGAGGCTTCTTCTCTAAGACCCACGATGGCAGCCTCCAGCTGCGACACCTCGATCGCAATCTCGtagttccgttgctccacctgttCCCTCGCCTGGTCCCTGGCCTTCGAGGAAGCATCAATCTGCTTCATGAGCTCCTCGGCGATCTCATTCGCCCGCTTGATGACGCCGTAAGCCACAGCCGGCAGCCCGGTGTACTTCTGGGAGGTCGGGAGGCCACCGGAGGCAGAGAAGTTCTTAAACCCGCTGACCTTGCCCGAGATCTTACCGATGCCGGAGAGCAGCATCTGGGCGGCGGTCTCCATCTCCGACCGCAGCGAGTCCTTCTGCTTCGAGGCCTCGTCCTTGAGGCGGAGGGCGTCCGACAGCTCGGCGACGGTCCGTTCGGCGGATCGGGCGGCCTCCTCCTTATCGCGGATCGCCTCATCGCGCCGCCTGACGGCCTCCTCCTTGTCGCGAAGGGCCTCGTCGCGCTGCCTGATGGCGTCATGGGCCAAGGACTTAAGGCGGTTAAAGGTGCCCTCAGCGGACTTCCTGGCGCCGCGCTCCTTCTCGAGCTCGGCGAGGAGGTCGCGGACGCGCTGCTCCGCCGCGGCGATGGTGGCGGCTGAGGGGGAAGGGACGGTAGAGGCGGAGGGGGAGGGGGAAGGGAGGACGATGGGGATGGGGTCATCGTCGCCTTCGACGTCGCTGAGGACGGCGTCGTTCGGATCTTCGTCGGCCATCGCCAAAGGGAGAGGgcgagagagagagcgaggggtCGTCCACCGACCGGTCTTTGCCTCTTCACCTCCGTTTTCCCATCTTGATTAGATTTATTTGGGCCGAGGGACCGGCGAAAGACGAAACGCGGTCCCGTGAGGACGAACAGATTGGACCCGGTCCGGACAAGATATTGACGGTTCAATTTCCTTATAAGGTAAAAAAAACCGGACAAATCCGGTGCGGTCCAGACCGGCAATCAATGACGGATTGGATAGTGATAAAAtcatatttagttttttgttaattGGGGGTTTcataaaactaatatctaataGAAGACTAAAAGTATTAATTTGAAGATTTATACGGATGCGATCTTATCATATACTTTAACCTAAGAGACCTAACTCCCTTATTAGGAGCACTAATAATCATATTTAATTTTGATGAAGTATATCATTAATTATTGAATTTTTCATCTCGAAAAGGTAAAATCAATCTAAAAAACTTACACTAATAAATCGGGTAATCAGAATCTC of the Musa acuminata AAA Group cultivar baxijiao chromosome BXJ3-2, Cavendish_Baxijiao_AAA, whole genome shotgun sequence genome contains:
- the LOC135631891 gene encoding uncharacterized protein At3g49055-like — its product is MADEDPNDAVLSDVEGDDDPIPIVLPSPSPSASTVPSPSAATIAAAEQRVRDLLAELEKERGARKSAEGTFNRLKSLAHDAIRQRDEALRDKEEAVRRRDEAIRDKEEAARSAERTVAELSDALRLKDEASKQKDSLRSEMETAAQMLLSGIGKISGKVSGFKNFSASGGLPTSQKYTGLPAVAYGVIKRANEIAEELMKQIDASSKARDQAREQVEQRNYEIAIEVSQLEAAIVGLREEASKKTSEIESLEKMVAERGSRISEMEDEISKLRQQGDDRDAKIKGLETKLESQRPLIFDQLNYTSKAYGQIREILKCVDKDNNDLSESSDSLFMWEEMDVDDNLRSLLDGTKSVYELASVAAEKVRDWLEDSNNKVNDLNEKVMELLAEKQHIGTLLRSALSSKTDEVLHVAEEGLREVGIELRLDRHDEHDSNDSGENEVYILADALGTTVKESQIKIIELQHLVEALRAECSLLKSRLDAQAKEISQLKHHIKQLEEKERSANENVEGLMMDIAAAEEEITRWKLAAEQEAAAGRAVEQEFQLQLSALRKELDDAQQAAIESENKLKFKEETAAAAMAARDAAEKSLRLADIRSTRLRERLEELTRQLEESDNQDDLRNRNGYRYVCWPWQWLGLNLVRYHQTDVQQDNNEMELSEPLV